The Phoenix dactylifera cultivar Barhee BC4 chromosome 12, palm_55x_up_171113_PBpolish2nd_filt_p, whole genome shotgun sequence genome has a window encoding:
- the LOC103708873 gene encoding BTB/POZ domain-containing protein At1g01640, with protein MDCCICGPMANYFKPPRNSICSSCYEGAKGIMAFIDELDGDRDAGFPTTSQGLKPNISKGLLIAFKWVRKMKEREEELNEKLKFLDCLVLALRDGIHTDIMVKPGTGAPLAAHRALLATKSEIFRTMLGSDECKAPAEDTISLPELSHDELKCLLEFLYTGSLPQESTDKHLYSMLVAADKYDIPFLRKVCEHQILDSLDSSNALDILEVSDVCSNRILKDRAMNSIVEHAEDVVFSTRYDEFALKNAHLCVEITRALLREMKDKKDHEMSG; from the exons ATGGACTGCTGCATCTGTGGTCCCATGGCCAATTATTTCAAGCCTCCGAGGAACTCCATCTGCTCCAGCTGCTATGAGGGAGCCAAAGGAATCATGGCTTTCATCGACGAGCTCGACGGCGATCGAGATGCCGGCTTTCCTACAACTTCCCAGGGCTTGAAACCCAATATATCCAAG GGGCTATTAATTGCTTTCAAGTGGGTGAGGAAGatgaaagaaagggaggaagaactGAATGAGAAGTTGAAATTTCTAGATTGTCTTGTGTTGGCACTGAGGGATGGGATTCACACGGACATTATGGTGAAGCCAGGCACAGGGGCTCCCTTAGCTGCCCATAGAGCTCTGCTG GCCACGAAGTCTGAAATCTTCAGAACCATGCTGGGCTCGGATGAATGCAAAGCCCCAGCAGAGGACACCATCTCGCTCCCCGAGCTCAGCCATGATGAGCTCAAATGCCTCCTGGAGTTCCTCTACACTGGAAGTCTGCCCCAGGAGAGCACGGACAAGCACTTGTATTCTATGTTAGTAGCAGCAGATAAGTATGACATCCCTTTCCTCAGAAAGGTGTGCGAGCACCAGATACTAGACTCGTTGGACTCATCAAATGCACTCGATATCCTTGAGGTGTCGGATGTCTGTTCTAATAGAATACTGAAGGATCGCGCTATGAACTCCATTGTCGAGCATGCGGAGGACGTGGTGTTCTCCACAAGATACGATGAATTTGCTCTAAAGAATGCTCATCTGTGCGTGGAGATCACAAGGGCATTGCTGAGGGAGATGAAGGATAAAAAAGATCATGAGATGTCTGGTTGA
- the LOC103708927 gene encoding cationic peroxidase 1-like — translation MVSMHAMLYSLVFFFFAALASAQLSPTFYGTSCPGALYTIQNAVRAAVFKERRMGASLLRLHFHDCFVNGCDGSILLDDTPSFTGEKTAGPNNNSVRGFDVIDTIKSQVEATCKQVVSCADILAVAARDSVVALGGPSWTVQLGRRDATTASFSAANSDIPSPTSDLSVLISNFSKKGLSTIDMVALSGAHTIGQARCTVFRTRIYNETNIDASLATSLQSNCPSSGGDDNLSPLDAITPTTFDCFYYRDLVNKKGLLHSDQQLYNGGSTDSQVASYVNNLGKFYSDFAAAMVKMGNISPLTGTSGEIRTNCRKTN, via the exons ATGGTTTCCATGCATGCGATGCTTTACTCCCTGGTGTTCTTCTTCTTTGCTGCATTAGCTTCAGCGCAGCTGTCGCCAACGTTCTACGGCACTTCATGCCCCGGAGCTCTATACACCATCCAAAACGCAGTCAGGGCTGCAGTGTTCAAAGAGCGCCGTATGGGAGCATCATTGCTCCGGCTCCATTTCCATGATTGCTTTGTTAAT GGTTGCGATGGATCCATTCTGTTGGATGACACTCCGAGCTTCACCGGCGAGAAGACTGCAGGTCCCAACAATAACTCTGTTCGAGGTTTTGACGTGATCGACACAATCAAATCCCAGGTTGAGGCCACATGCAAGCAAGTCGTCTCATGTGCTGACATTCTTGCTGTGGCCGCCCGCGACTCCGTGGTTGCA TTGGGTGGGCCTTCATGGACCGTGCAGCTAGGAAGGAGGGATGCAACAACTGCAAGCTTCAGTGCCGCAAACAGCGATATCCCCAGCCCAACTTCGGATCTAAGTGTTCTGATATCAAACTTCTCCAAGAAGGGTCTCAGTACCATCGATATGGTAGCTCTCTCAG GGGCGCACACCATAGGGCAGGCCAGGTGCACCGTGTTCCGGACCCGAATCTACAACGAGACCAACATCGACGCTTCCTTGGCCACCTCCTTACAATCCAACTGCCCGAGCTCCGGTGGCGACGACAACCTCTCTCCTCTCGATGCCATCACTCCCACCACCTTTGACTGCTTCTACTACAGGGATCTGGTGAACAAGAAGGGCCTCCTCCACTCAGACCAACAGCTCTATAATGGTGGCTCAACCGATTCCCAAGTCGCCTCCTACGTTAATAACCTTGGCAAGTTTTATAGTGACTTTGCTGCTGCCATGGTGAAGATGGGGAACATTAGTCCTCTCACTGGTACCAGTGGGGAGATCAGGACAAACTGTAGGAAGACCAACTGA
- the LOC103708875 gene encoding uncharacterized protein LOC103708875: MESHGSQRRRNLKRKPLFDLTNTTRSLSSSHAASLKPNPIPKRKPKPQSSDPTPPQSSNPDETPARSNSGFNSGGPDDHGVQIVAAPSPRSRETFLDSVDDVAQPDKSEHYIVYTQRTAERRCKEKEAGRKCQEKEAGRRCKEKAVPSTTSSCPPVGRSRSIKGKLVLDNDKVDHPKAFSVPYQKAKKKRRYTMPEAICKPILPQDFIENQKAYFAEIDAFELPEEVVSESELE, encoded by the exons ATGGAAAGCCATGGATCCCAGAGGAGGAGAAATCTCAAGCGAAAACCCCTCTTCGACCTCACCAACACCACCcgttccctctcctcctcccatgCCGCTTCTCTCAAACCCAATCCCATTCCCAAGCGGAAGCCAAAACCCCAATCCTCCGACCCGACACCGCCCCAATCCTCGAACCCCGACGAGACCCCTGCCAGATCCAACTCCGGGTTCAATTCCGGTGGCCCCGACGACCATGGAGTTCAAATTGTCGCCGCACCCTCTCCTAGATCGAGGGAAACCTTCTTGGATTCCG TTGATGATGTTGCTCAACCTGACAAATCAGAGCATTATATAGTTTACACACAACGAACTGCCGAAAGAAGGTGTAAGGAAAAAGAAGCTGGAAGAAAATGCCAGGAAAAAGAAGCAGGAAGAAGGTGTAAGGAAAAGGCTGTACCCTCCACTACATCGAGTTGTCCACCAGTAGGAAGGAGTAGAAGTATAAA GGGAAAACTggtgttggacaatgacaaagTTGATCACCCTAAAGCATTTTCAGTTCCTTATCAAAAAGCCAAAAAG AAGCGGCGCTACACAATGCCTGAAGCCATCTGCAAACCGATACTGCCTCAAGATTTTATTGAGAATCAGAAAGCTTACTTTGCAGAGATCGATGCCTTTGAACTGCCTGAGGAGGTTGTGTCAGAGAGCGAACTTGAATAG
- the LOC103708872 gene encoding uncharacterized protein LOC103708872: protein MGDLRRLSSSERERKRLRESEMASREQKKAALHEKLQLLRSVTKSHALSKTSIIVDASKYIQELKEKVGACSRDVAEDNPLPMVTVETIEKGFLINVFLEKSSPGLLVSILEAFEELGLDVLDADVSCADTFRLEAVGGEQQAESMDAQVVRQAVLQAIKKCTESEEK, encoded by the exons ATGGGAGACCTCCGCCGTCTAAGCagtagcgagagagagagaaagagattgaGAGAGAGCGAGATGGCCTCCAGGGAGCAGAAGAAAGCTGCTCTGCATGAGAAGCTGCAGCTCCTTCGTTCTGTTACTAAATCCCATGCA CTTAGCAAAACTTCTATTATAGTAGATGCTTCCAAatatattcaagagttgaaggaaaAGGTTGGTGCATGTTCACGGGATGTTGCAGAAGATAACCCCTTGCCCATG GTTACAGTTGAAACCATAGAAAAAGGTTTCCTCATCAACGTATTCTTAGAGAAGAGCTCCCCGGGCTTGTTGGTCTCTATTCTGGAGGCCTTTGAGGAGCTGGGTCTTGATGTGCTGGATGCTGATGTTTCTTGCGCTGATACATTTCGCCTAGAAGCAGTTGGAGGAGAA CAACAAGCTGAGAGCATGGATGCTCAGGTGGTGAGGCAAGCAGTGCTGCAAGCCATTAAGAAATGCACAGAAAGTGAAGAGAAGTAA